The following coding sequences are from one Candidatus Nitronereus thalassa window:
- the rfbA gene encoding glucose-1-phosphate thymidylyltransferase RfbA, translating to MKGIILAGGTGSRLYPLTSAISKQILPVYDKPMIYYPLSTLMLAGIRDILIIGTPEHLPLFRQLLKDGRQWGVQFAYAEQPHPGGLAQAFIIGKGFIGQDGVSLILGDNIFYGHGLSSILQQEAQETKGATVFGYLVKDPERYGIVEVDAKGRAIGLEEKPKDPKSHYAVTGLYFYDNQVVDIASQLQPSARGELEITDVNKTYLKQGALRVRLWGRGVAWLDMGTSESLLDAANFIEVMERRQGLKIGCVEEVAYRMGYIDAEQLNRLADDMAGTSYGEYVLRVLNPRGVKPS from the coding sequence ATGAAGGGAATTATCCTCGCGGGGGGCACGGGCAGTCGCCTGTATCCACTCACAAGCGCCATCAGTAAGCAGATCTTGCCGGTGTACGACAAGCCGATGATCTATTATCCGCTGTCGACGTTGATGCTGGCTGGGATTCGCGACATCTTAATAATTGGAACCCCAGAGCATTTGCCGCTGTTTCGTCAGTTGTTAAAAGATGGTCGGCAATGGGGGGTGCAGTTCGCTTATGCTGAGCAGCCTCACCCCGGTGGGCTTGCTCAAGCCTTCATCATTGGGAAAGGGTTCATTGGGCAGGATGGTGTTTCGCTTATTTTGGGCGATAATATTTTCTATGGGCATGGCCTCTCATCGATCCTTCAGCAGGAAGCACAGGAAACAAAAGGGGCTACGGTGTTTGGGTACTTGGTCAAAGATCCTGAACGCTATGGGATCGTTGAGGTAGATGCCAAAGGCCGAGCGATCGGATTGGAGGAAAAGCCAAAGGATCCTAAGTCTCATTATGCCGTCACCGGATTGTACTTTTATGATAATCAAGTGGTGGATATCGCTTCCCAATTACAACCCTCGGCGCGCGGGGAGTTGGAAATTACGGATGTCAATAAGACGTATTTAAAGCAAGGTGCCTTGCGGGTAAGACTCTGGGGACGCGGTGTCGCGTGGCTGGATATGGGGACATCGGAGTCGTTGCTTGATGCGGCGAATTTCATCGAAGTGATGGAACGCCGTCAGGGATTAAAGATTGGTTGTGTGGAAGAGGTGGCTTATCGCATGGGCTATATTGATGCCGAGCAGCTGAATCGATTAGCGGATGACATGGCCGGGACAAGTTATGGGGAGTATGTGCTGAGAGTGCTCAATCCCAGGGGCGTCAAACCTTCATGA
- the rfbB gene encoding dTDP-glucose 4,6-dehydratase, translated as MSGFTPRTILVTGGAGFIGSNFVRYVLYVNNAVKVVNLDALTYAGSEENLVNLPDPNRHTFVHGDICDHDLVSCLLQEHAIDTIVHFAAESHVDRSIAGPEAFIRTNVQGTFTLLEEARKYWLEHQHWDEARCRFHHISTDEVYGTLGPGDPPFTETTSYAPNSPYSASKAAADHFVRAYQHTYLLPTTTTNCSNNYGPYQHSEKFMPTVIRACLKGQPIPVYGDGSNFRDWLYVEDHCVGIWKVIEKGRIGETYNIGGSNHWSNLDIATLLCRTVAKVTGETPDKILSLISFVKDRPGHDWRYAIDSRKIQTELGWQPAHSFEDGIRKTVEWYWERNE; from the coding sequence ATGTCCGGATTTACTCCGCGTACCATCCTCGTGACAGGTGGGGCCGGATTCATCGGCTCCAACTTCGTTCGTTATGTGCTTTACGTCAACAACGCCGTGAAGGTCGTGAATCTTGATGCGTTGACCTATGCCGGCTCGGAGGAGAATCTTGTCAATCTGCCAGATCCCAATCGACACACGTTTGTGCATGGCGATATCTGTGACCATGACTTGGTCAGTTGTCTGTTGCAGGAGCATGCGATTGACACAATCGTACATTTCGCTGCGGAGTCTCATGTCGACCGTTCCATCGCTGGCCCCGAGGCCTTTATTCGTACGAACGTGCAAGGCACCTTTACCTTATTAGAAGAAGCGCGAAAATACTGGTTAGAGCATCAACATTGGGATGAGGCGCGATGCCGCTTCCATCATATTTCCACCGACGAAGTGTATGGGACGCTAGGGCCTGGTGATCCCCCGTTTACGGAAACCACGTCATATGCGCCCAACTCTCCCTATTCTGCGAGTAAGGCCGCTGCGGACCATTTTGTACGGGCGTATCAGCATACATATCTATTGCCAACCACCACGACCAATTGTTCAAACAATTATGGGCCGTACCAACATTCGGAGAAGTTTATGCCTACGGTTATTCGCGCCTGTCTAAAAGGGCAGCCAATACCGGTGTATGGTGATGGTTCGAATTTTCGGGACTGGCTCTATGTGGAAGATCACTGTGTCGGGATTTGGAAGGTGATTGAGAAGGGAAGAATTGGCGAGACTTACAATATTGGCGGCTCGAACCATTGGAGCAACCTCGATATTGCCACGTTGTTATGTCGAACTGTGGCCAAGGTCACTGGTGAGACCCCCGACAAGATTTTGTCATTAATCAGTTTCGTCAAAGACCGGCCAGGTCATGATTGGCGATACGCCATTGATTCGCGAAAAATCCAAACCGAACTCGGTTGGCAACCGGCCCACAGTTTCGAGGATGGCATCCGAAAAACCGTGGAATGGTATTGGGAGAGAAACGAATGA
- a CDS encoding DUF6036 family nucleotidyltransferase — MLPLNIDKIIQELTQYVRQTGTSVDLILVGELALQAYGLTDRVTMNVDGELVGQLNELVEFLQKRQVPADLGENMSGWSVVAMPPGYRDRTTTFCQDSGLTLRLLAPTDFVIAKLRCGTEIDLEDAEYVVKKFSLSSSDIQKAAESAIAASPKDTALFLFNKTIKVFCQRLETKP, encoded by the coding sequence TTGTTACCACTCAATATTGACAAGATTATTCAAGAATTAACCCAGTACGTTCGGCAAACTGGTACGAGTGTTGATCTCATTCTCGTCGGTGAACTTGCACTCCAAGCCTATGGATTGACGGATCGAGTGACGATGAATGTCGATGGGGAACTCGTTGGGCAATTAAATGAACTTGTCGAATTTCTTCAAAAGCGACAAGTGCCAGCTGACCTCGGGGAAAACATGTCAGGATGGTCTGTTGTCGCCATGCCACCTGGTTATCGAGATCGGACAACAACCTTTTGCCAAGATTCAGGACTAACCCTGCGTCTTCTTGCACCCACAGACTTTGTGATTGCCAAACTTCGGTGCGGAACAGAGATCGATCTGGAGGATGCTGAGTACGTGGTAAAGAAGTTTTCCCTTTCAAGCTCAGATATCCAGAAAGCCGCCGAGTCGGCTATTGCTGCCTCCCCAAAAGATACGGCGCTATTCTTGTTCAATAAAACTATCAAGGTCTTCTGCCAACGATTAGAGACCA
- the rfbC gene encoding dTDP-4-dehydrorhamnose 3,5-epimerase — MKIVETRLPGVLRIEPQVFGDSRGLFFETWQANRYQKADISGPFVQSNFAQSQRDVIRGLHYQLKHPQGKLVWVTRGEIFDVVVDIRVGSPTFGQWVGEELSDVNHVQLYIPPGFAHGYGVISEIADVQYLCTDFYEPNDEYGIRWDDEMLKITWPISAPTVSEKDRLLPNLKDVSKTTLPLFDLSP; from the coding sequence ATGAAAATTGTGGAAACGAGATTGCCGGGAGTGCTGCGAATCGAACCACAGGTGTTTGGTGATAGCCGAGGTCTGTTTTTCGAAACCTGGCAGGCGAACCGCTATCAAAAAGCCGATATCTCCGGTCCGTTTGTGCAATCCAATTTCGCGCAATCTCAACGAGATGTCATTCGAGGATTGCACTATCAGCTGAAGCATCCGCAAGGAAAATTGGTCTGGGTCACCAGAGGGGAAATTTTCGATGTCGTGGTGGATATCCGGGTAGGATCACCAACGTTTGGTCAGTGGGTCGGTGAGGAGTTGTCGGATGTCAATCATGTGCAACTGTACATTCCTCCTGGGTTTGCTCACGGCTATGGTGTGATTTCTGAAATCGCCGATGTGCAGTATCTCTGTACCGACTTTTACGAACCCAACGATGAATATGGCATTCGGTGGGATGATGAAATGCTGAAGATTACCTGGCCCATCTCGGCACCCACAGTTTCGGAAAAGGACCGATTATTGCCCAATCTGAAGGATGTTTCCAAAACCACTCTTCCCTTGTTCGATCTCTCCCCGTGA
- a CDS encoding septal ring lytic transglycosylase RlpA family protein — protein sequence MFHRNKTKLSIKLMLLFAGLLLPGCSVIETGWNITKGTVKGGYYVVKGAYHLTAGVSRVVYHIGRFTFNVVRAPDDWPLTNNDLETIDGLPVKEAIRQGRVKAAPYVVKGRRYVPMTMEEAQKYEETGTASWYGYETRIQKGGHMTANGEAFDPHGFTAAHKYLPLPINVKVTNLENGRSIIVRVNDRGPFPSINNSHSGKRIIDLSAGAAKRLGFYNKGLAKVHVEVIPVKFET from the coding sequence ATGTTTCACCGAAATAAGACCAAGCTTAGCATCAAACTCATGCTCCTCTTTGCGGGACTGCTCTTGCCGGGATGCAGCGTCATTGAAACCGGATGGAACATTACCAAAGGAACCGTCAAAGGCGGATACTATGTGGTGAAGGGCGCGTATCACCTAACCGCTGGCGTCAGCAGAGTGGTCTACCACATTGGCAGATTCACCTTTAACGTGGTGCGGGCGCCAGATGATTGGCCCCTTACGAATAACGACCTGGAAACCATCGATGGATTGCCGGTGAAAGAAGCCATCCGCCAAGGCCGTGTCAAAGCCGCGCCGTACGTCGTCAAAGGCCGACGCTATGTGCCTATGACGATGGAAGAAGCGCAAAAATACGAGGAAACCGGCACCGCCTCCTGGTATGGCTATGAAACACGCATTCAAAAAGGCGGACACATGACGGCCAATGGCGAAGCTTTTGACCCCCATGGATTCACGGCCGCTCACAAATATCTGCCGCTCCCCATCAACGTAAAAGTGACCAATCTGGAAAATGGCCGATCGATCATCGTCCGAGTCAACGACCGCGGTCCCTTCCCAAGCATCAACAATTCTCACTCCGGCAAACGCATCATCGATCTCAGCGCCGGCGCCGCCAAACGTCTCGGCTTCTACAACAAGGGTCTCGCCAAAGTCCACGTGGAAGTCATCCCCGTAAAATTTGAAACCTGA
- the rfbD gene encoding dTDP-4-dehydrorhamnose reductase: MKILVVGKQGMLAQELRESFSAAGIDVVGVGRPVMDLCNPDTVRNALLHQTPSFVINAAGYTDVDQAESNPDVAFSVNRDGVQTLTKESHRLDIPLVHVSTDYVFDGKSRRPYREDDPVSPLGVYGRSKWEGEECVRHHQPKHIILRTAWLYSVWGRNFLKTVLRKAMNGEELRIVQDQTGSPTWARDLASAIVIVTKAILDGHHEPWGTYHLCGGGHTTWYGFAKAAVEQAKQVSSFSNKPIVPIMSDDYPAVVKRPAYSVLDSSKIQRVFGIQALPWEDRVHYCIKELMACPDLLRVPSS, encoded by the coding sequence GTGAAAATTCTTGTCGTCGGAAAGCAGGGCATGCTCGCCCAGGAGTTACGGGAGAGCTTCAGTGCAGCTGGAATCGATGTCGTGGGTGTCGGTCGTCCCGTCATGGACTTGTGTAACCCCGACACCGTGAGAAATGCTCTCCTTCATCAAACGCCATCTTTCGTTATCAACGCTGCCGGGTATACCGATGTTGACCAAGCCGAATCGAACCCGGATGTGGCATTTTCCGTGAACCGCGATGGCGTTCAAACCTTGACTAAGGAAAGCCATCGTCTCGATATCCCTCTGGTTCATGTTTCCACCGATTATGTGTTTGATGGGAAGAGCCGTCGGCCTTATCGTGAAGATGATCCGGTATCTCCCCTTGGTGTGTATGGGCGAAGTAAATGGGAAGGGGAGGAATGTGTTCGACACCATCAGCCCAAACACATTATTCTTCGAACCGCCTGGCTCTATAGCGTTTGGGGGCGAAACTTTTTAAAGACCGTTCTCCGCAAGGCTATGAATGGGGAAGAGTTGCGAATTGTTCAGGATCAAACCGGGTCTCCCACGTGGGCAAGAGATCTTGCGTCTGCGATCGTGATTGTGACGAAGGCGATTTTGGATGGCCATCATGAACCGTGGGGGACGTATCATCTGTGTGGCGGTGGCCATACGACATGGTATGGTTTTGCAAAGGCAGCGGTGGAGCAGGCGAAACAGGTATCGTCATTTTCAAACAAGCCCATTGTGCCGATCATGTCGGATGATTATCCTGCCGTGGTCAAGCGACCAGCATATTCTGTGCTCGACTCCAGCAAAATTCAGCGCGTGTTTGGTATCCAGGCGCTGCCATGGGAAGATCGTGTGCATTACTGTATTAAGGAGCTTATGGCATGTCCGGATTTACTCCGCGTACCATCCTCGTGA
- a CDS encoding helix-hairpin-helix domain-containing protein — protein MSGKSSRCLQLLEEVVHELQSGKHGYVTRAIRKLELTAELLDDAELSSWCKFHLGHYVLKIKNYEGGEAKEYFMKFLAPALKEIRASIEIEELNPRFNKAGGGFESVEIIEQKIEQFNKSKTGNDGTYYHNNLMSTLSSVANAASVRAARLYSALAFGEIPKQHFDFIRDRVDNLLLDVCPDAIEQFMKAYERLSSGNSEDWSLALTVCRRVIKAVADAIYPPTTAKAGDRDLGEPQYINRLWAFLDENLPASSDKDLAKAHVDYLGSFLHRLDRKASKGVHAKVTHEEAVRSVLYTYLTLGDLLEFAPFEVRKKVAGPTKVDLNTASLEELAIVPGITRGIAKQIVKLRIQMPLSNVEDLKKIKGVGPKTVERLKQHVVTLPTDQNSGQKARK, from the coding sequence ATGTCAGGTAAGAGCTCACGATGCCTTCAACTTCTTGAGGAAGTTGTTCACGAGCTTCAAAGTGGAAAACATGGTTACGTTACACGTGCTATCAGGAAGCTTGAGCTAACAGCAGAACTCCTTGATGATGCTGAACTTTCAAGTTGGTGTAAATTTCATCTAGGCCACTATGTCTTGAAAATTAAAAATTACGAGGGTGGTGAAGCTAAAGAGTATTTTATGAAATTTCTTGCCCCAGCACTAAAGGAAATAAGGGCATCCATTGAGATTGAAGAGTTGAACCCCCGTTTTAATAAAGCTGGTGGAGGGTTTGAAAGCGTCGAAATTATCGAACAAAAGATTGAACAATTTAATAAAAGTAAAACTGGGAACGACGGAACTTATTATCATAATAACCTCATGTCCACCTTGTCATCTGTCGCAAATGCTGCTTCAGTAAGGGCAGCCAGGCTGTATTCGGCGCTTGCATTTGGTGAGATACCAAAGCAACATTTTGATTTTATCCGTGATCGTGTTGACAACCTGCTCTTAGATGTCTGCCCCGATGCAATCGAACAGTTCATGAAGGCCTATGAGAGGCTTAGTTCGGGGAATTCCGAGGACTGGTCCTTAGCTCTTACTGTTTGTCGCCGTGTAATCAAAGCGGTTGCCGATGCCATCTATCCACCAACAACTGCAAAAGCAGGCGACAGGGACCTAGGTGAACCGCAATATATAAATCGCCTCTGGGCCTTTCTTGATGAAAATCTTCCCGCAAGCTCAGATAAAGATTTAGCAAAAGCTCACGTCGATTACCTGGGATCTTTTCTACACCGCTTGGATAGAAAAGCGTCCAAAGGAGTTCATGCGAAAGTAACTCATGAGGAAGCAGTACGATCGGTGCTTTACACTTATTTGACGCTCGGGGACCTACTGGAGTTTGCACCTTTTGAGGTTAGGAAGAAAGTCGCAGGCCCAACTAAAGTAGACCTGAATACAGCTTCACTTGAGGAACTCGCAATAGTTCCAGGAATAACTCGGGGGATTGCAAAGCAAATTGTTAAGCTGAGAATACAAATGCCATTATCTAATGTCGAGGATTTGAAAAAAATTAAAGGTGTTGGGCCCAAGACAGTGGAAAGACTAAAACAGCATGTAGTCACTCTGCCGACTGACCAAAATTCCGGCCAAAAAG
- a CDS encoding ArnT family glycosyltransferase, whose translation MNQKSLQFCVVLGLGLLSVLWHLDISLFVEDEGLYAAIIDRTFTQANPFHLELYGQRYLNKPPLFFWMESLASTYFTPLVGSIEVALRLPESMFSLGTLLLTYHLGVILFSPLAGFWAGVVVATTFLFYWYGRLVLMDPGLTFFMTAGMYCWARAYFLEKQSWWYVVGFVFLAGGTMFKAAHALLLPSLTLLVYFAWQWEWSALRRWPVYVGLFVFLAMVVPYYWVLGPEFRENFFFKESLDRVVTDTIGNQPFHYYLRVMWFDFFPWSVLIPSTFVLLWYARPFGPKSKELFLLVWMLAYFAAFSVAHGKTERYLLPIVPPVALAIGYFYHSVLADPRQKIQCERLLKILLGIFCLVNVVGLVAGPAILEWQRGISLEAFPLPYIMVMIGLTLWLMWHVISSRIHIALKGLGVIAAGWMLGIIGFLLPAMDMAGSPRTMFLETKALLPHPNDFILTFQHWDWRGDEDLYYWQYRHPGANIIGYQKEFGQAVQELRELVIRKGQVVILMTYEQFAKLEGAQVALKVERFRYLNRGKHKIVLVRVVRDSEKIFDTHRRIEDG comes from the coding sequence ATGAATCAAAAGAGTTTGCAATTTTGTGTGGTGTTGGGGCTTGGCCTGCTTTCGGTCCTGTGGCATCTCGACATTTCGCTGTTTGTGGAGGACGAGGGCTTGTATGCGGCGATTATCGATCGAACGTTTACGCAAGCGAACCCTTTTCATTTGGAATTGTATGGCCAACGCTATTTGAATAAGCCCCCACTGTTTTTTTGGATGGAGTCATTGGCCTCGACATATTTCACGCCTTTGGTTGGAAGTATCGAAGTGGCGTTGCGCCTTCCCGAGTCGATGTTCAGTTTGGGGACGCTGTTGCTGACCTATCATTTGGGTGTGATTCTATTTTCCCCATTGGCTGGGTTTTGGGCGGGGGTCGTGGTAGCTACCACCTTTCTTTTTTACTGGTATGGGCGATTGGTCTTGATGGACCCAGGGCTGACTTTTTTTATGACCGCGGGTATGTATTGCTGGGCACGCGCGTATTTTCTTGAAAAACAAAGTTGGTGGTATGTCGTCGGATTTGTGTTCCTCGCGGGAGGGACGATGTTTAAGGCGGCGCATGCGCTGTTGCTCCCCAGTCTCACGCTGCTGGTGTATTTCGCGTGGCAATGGGAATGGAGTGCGCTGCGACGCTGGCCTGTGTACGTTGGCCTCTTTGTCTTTCTCGCGATGGTGGTTCCTTACTATTGGGTCTTAGGCCCGGAGTTCCGCGAGAACTTTTTCTTTAAGGAAAGTTTAGATCGTGTGGTAACCGACACTATAGGGAATCAGCCGTTTCACTACTATTTGAGAGTGATGTGGTTTGATTTTTTTCCCTGGTCAGTGTTGATCCCCTCGACGTTTGTCTTGCTCTGGTATGCGCGGCCCTTTGGTCCTAAGTCCAAAGAGCTTTTTTTATTGGTATGGATGTTGGCCTACTTCGCGGCCTTTAGCGTCGCTCATGGAAAAACCGAGCGGTACTTGTTGCCGATCGTGCCGCCGGTCGCGTTAGCGATTGGGTATTTTTATCATTCGGTGCTTGCCGATCCTCGGCAGAAGATTCAATGCGAACGCCTGTTGAAGATCCTGCTTGGCATCTTTTGCCTTGTCAACGTGGTGGGGCTGGTTGCTGGTCCGGCAATTTTAGAATGGCAGCGTGGGATATCGCTTGAAGCCTTTCCTTTACCCTATATTATGGTGATGATTGGATTAACCCTGTGGCTCATGTGGCACGTGATTTCCTCCCGTATTCACATTGCACTGAAGGGCCTAGGAGTTATCGCCGCTGGATGGATGCTTGGCATTATTGGCTTTCTTTTGCCTGCCATGGATATGGCGGGTTCTCCGCGAACGATGTTTCTGGAAACCAAAGCCTTGCTGCCCCATCCCAACGATTTTATTCTGACGTTTCAGCATTGGGATTGGCGCGGCGATGAAGATTTATACTATTGGCAATATCGTCACCCAGGGGCGAATATCATTGGCTATCAAAAAGAATTTGGCCAGGCGGTCCAGGAACTTCGGGAACTGGTGATCCGGAAAGGCCAGGTTGTGATCCTCATGACTTATGAGCAATTTGCAAAATTGGAGGGGGCACAGGTAGCTTTGAAGGTAGAGCGATTTCGCTACCTCAATCGAGGGAAGCACAAGATTGTCCTGGTTCGTGTGGTTCGCGATTCTGAGAAAATTTTTGACACTCATAGAAGAATCGAAGATGGGTAA